A segment of the Scomber japonicus isolate fScoJap1 chromosome 5, fScoJap1.pri, whole genome shotgun sequence genome:
ttaacatatatGAAACtgcaaaatcatttttaaaatgtctgtctGTGATTTGGAAACTTGAAAATGTAATGGTTGTTTTACTTCTTGGTAGAGATCTTCAGGATGAGTGAGGGACCCTGTGCAGCTTTGAGTAGTGGATTTGCAACAGCTGGTAGGTACGCTGTTGTTTTTTGACTTTTCGAACCAGTGTGTATACTTCCAGTCTGAGTAATTGTGGATCCCACAACACTGAAGCTgtacaaatgaaaacaataaaaactcaaGATCACTACCATAAAGATCATCATCACTTTATCTGGTTTacaaagaggacagaggagtTTCTTTCCTCACCTGTCTCTGAACGTAGTCGATGGCGCGGCTAGGGGCGTTGCTGTTGGTGCCATTGTACTCATCGTATACTTTCTTGATGGAATTATTAACTTCATCTTCAACCTGGCAACGGTTAAGAAGGGGGAGTAAACATTTGACAACACATCTTTAATGGTGCAAGTTAGCAGATTAGATTGAGGTATCTACAACTGACAGATTGCTATGCTCTTATGGGTGTGTGTTATCAGGATTATCAACTGGGTAACAAGTTAAATGTGTTTCAACTTGTGTTTGACATTCTCACCTTTGCTCTGTAAATGTATCCGAGCACCACCACAGCCACTTCCGTCAAGAAAACCAGCAGGAGAATGACAACAAACTGTGGATTGAATTTCAAGATTTAGGAAGAACCAAGCTTTACTGCTTTACTGCCAAAAACACTTGAATAACTAACAATTAAAAAGTGGATTTGTCTGTTCAAGTTCAAGACAGGATACTACAACTTACTGGTTTTATGATTAAGGGCTTTGAGAGAACAGTTGAATCATAGGCTTTTGTGCAGTTTCATAATCTCTTTTTTATAACTATTTCATACCTTATGAAGTTTTGTGCTTCTACTATGACTATCAGTCAAGTCATGTTTGCAATTACCTGTTCTACCATATCCTGAAGTCCAACAGTGTCTTTAAGTTTTCAATATGATCAATATATTCTTTAATATCTTCACACTGTTCAtcttttattaatcatttactataagataagataagatattcctttattagtcccacaatggggaaatttgcattattacagcagcaagtggacagtaaaataaagtataagGGCAGCAAttagaaaaagaataaagaacaatcataatatgtacaaaaacaataagaacaacaataatagtaaaaaaaaaaataataataaaaaagaccaTCAGTAacaaagtactatttttatgtGTCACACCAAACTTACTAACCGTTGTCAGTCCACAGTAGCTCTCTCTCACTGTAGCACAGCATCCAATGAGCCCGATAATAAAAAGGAGGGCTCCAACTGCAATGATGATCACTGCTGGGATGAGAGTGTACATGTCTTCAAAGAAATGATCGTAGTCATCATACGTGATGAAGACATAGGCCCCGACATAACACAGGATACCAGCAGCAGCCTTTGGGTGACAAAAACATCAACAGTTATTTAAAGCCTCTGCACAAACACAAGCGTGAGAAACTCTGATGCGAGGCGATAGTGACTTTCTGTGGTGTCTGCTAAACTATTTATATATCAGACTGTATACAATATTTGGTGGTTGCTTTAAGCATGGTTACTAGTCAGTATATAACATGCGACAGCAcacaatatattattaattacagTACAGTTATTGTCAATGTGGAAAAGTAAAGTCACAgaaaaatattgtactttactTAGTTTATTTGATAGCTCCAGCTAATacataaagtacatttacaccaaaacatatatcaaatatattctATGGGCCAGACAAGATTTCAGTTCCACTCTAAGTGCCACAAATCTAAATATTTTGAAAACATGCATGTACTTCAGGTTTCTTCTGTGAATTACTACTATCCAACAATTCTATGAAGCATCCAATAAACAGGTATGATGAAAGAGAAACATGTGACAGAGCTCTGAGGATACTTCATCTTGCATTGTTTATCCTCATTAAAATACCTACACTGTTAATTATATTGACATTGGATCTGGATCTGTAGCTCACCACAATGACTCAAGGCAaacaaattaaactttttttttcttaaatagtTCATTTGTTTTCTGGCAGTAATTATCAGCATGcatgactgattttttttaacagctgctTGGTGGATTAAGTTACAcacagggtaaaaaaaaaatgaaagtcatAGTTTAGACAACaagcaacacatttttgagaAGATAAGGTTGTTTTTTAGGTACTCCTTTTAATAAGGGAATTGCGAGCAGATAGTCTATTCATGTAAACAACGACATGATATCTCTTTCCTGCTGTCCTCTCAAACTAATCCCTCCCTGGTTAAACAAAGGTCGGCTGCGGCAGCTAACACTTAGCTTTAGCTTAGCAGCTGACTGACAGCTAGCTAACCACTGCGCTGCTATGGCTGTGACGCACGTCCAGGAACCTCCAAACTCACCCAAAATATCAGGTTCAGGAAGACCAACACCGTCTTCGACGATGTGATGCCGCACTGCCCCATCATCAGTACGTGGATTTAATGCCGTACGTATTGGGAAAACTGTACAAGTTTCTAGTCAGACATGTCCCAGGCAGCTCCTACCGTCCATAACACAACTCCGCCTGTCACTCTCACTGAGGAGGCTGCACCAGGGCGCAGCGCCACCACCAATTCACCACTATGACCATAACAAACCATGAagaaatacccccccccccccccccccctaacaCAGAGGGCATTACTGAGCAGACAATAGTGTAATCATTTTATTCAGTTGAATACTGTACTTTGCTGGTGATATAGGCTATtctaataaacattaaaaacaaaaagccaCAACACCAACATGGCAATTAGAGTGCTTTGCTGACATCTAATGgcagaatatatacatttacTTTAACCTGCTTTATCTCCTCATTCATAGAACATATCTGGGATCATCAAAATTACCTCAAAAACCAATAGGTCTACTgctgtaaaaatataaatagggcctacataaaagaaaagaaagaaagaaagaaggaattcAGAGTAAGAAGATGGGAAATGTACTTATCCAGAGCCAGAGATGTCACAAAATCATCTGTATGTGTACACTGTCACGATTTATACATATAACTTGATTGTGCACAATGGATGAGATCCCTCCAATGAGgatttaaagtgaaatataaTCAAATGATTTTGTCGCTGCTGGgcctgaaaacacaatgaaattaaactatttgagaagaaaaatagattaaatgacAATGTGGACAAGTATCTCAAAGgatgtattatttatatgaGGAAGAATGTAATGTAAGCCTTGCCTAAAAGCTCAGGATCACTTACAAAGTAAATGAAACCAAACCAGAGAAGGAGGCATTAAGGCATTATTTATgttgcacacatactgtagatgagATGGTCAGATTTTGTTGTCTTTATAGCTACAGGAAatatcacattacatttttgtgaGCAATCATTTATTATATGAAGAGCATGTATATCAAGAAATGTACACAGAGGCACAATTATTTTTGTACACCAATATAGGAAGGGTGAAAAGCCAGAAATAAGTGAGCAAGACACATCTCATTCTTACTGCTGTATTTTCCCCCAAAtataattactgtaaaatacacacaaatctCTATCTATACTAAGAATAATGTATCAACGTTCTATTTCACAACACTGATAAAACTGAAGTCAGCATGGGTGCCAAATATTTTGTCCCAGTGGCTGAAGTGTGGTGCAAAGTTGGTGTTGGGCTTCTGATGGTGCACATCATGTTTGCTGGGCCCTCCATAGATGCCAAATGGTATCAGACGAGATGTGGACCAGGGGAAATTGTAGCCGCAGTGATCCTCTATGGAAACGTAGACATGCAATATCATGAAGGTCCATGTGGTGAGTAAATGGCATCTCAGGATCACAGGGTTCAGGGTGGTCCAAAAGCCAACTGTAACCAGCTCCCAACCACCAAGACACTGAGTAGCCAGAGCAAAGGGGGATGAGTATTTATGATGGATGGCATGGAAAGTGACATACAGCCAGAGAATCCGGTGATGGAGCAGGTGCCAGATGAAGTATTGGAAGTCAAAGAGCAGGAGATTGCCGATCACTCCAGCTATCAGCTCCAGCAGAGATGGAGCCTGGTCTGGCAGGTCCACAGGTGGCCTCCATAGCCACTGAGCCACTGATGCTGGCAGTACAAGAAACACATGGTTGTACAGGGTGACACCTGCACAGTGCAGCAATGTGGAGGCTGTTGGCCGACGACTGGGTTGGATCTTAAATTGCTGGACCCATGCCCACCTGTCTCCTATGATGTCACAAACAAGAAAAGGAAGGCACAAGACAAAGTATGAGGACACGGTCAGAACGATGGGAAAGAGTGGAGATCTCAAATAGTCTTTGTAGTTGAACCTCAGGCTGTCCCACAGAGGCTGCAGCAAAGACTCGTTTCCTAAGTACCTTATCCAAAGCTCTACGCTGCTATCTGCAATATCCATCCTGAAGTAAAAATCACAAAGTGAATATCTTACAAATGTATGAGGAATGTAGATGTTCCAGCCAGAAACAGCGGCTATGGTAAAGGCTTTATCCCATGAGTGCCTGTTTGTGCTTGCTGTGTGGTATCAAGTGACAACTGGGTGCAACAAATTATTCATATATGTAAGTGGGAACTGGTAACATATATGCTGTACCTCTGTTGACAAATTCATTAGGTGTAAGATAGTcctaaatatcacatttttctcattttctgttGGTGCCGGTCAAGCAATTTAATTTTCCATGGCACAGGATCACAAGTACAAAAACGCTGGCATTGctgcagtttttttcatttaaaggaaGACAGACTAACAAACAGGAGGagagagccacacacacacacacacacacacacacacacacacacacacacacacacacacacacacacacacatacacacatatatattctaTAAAAAGGAGAGACACAAAGAACATGCAAGTCACactgaataaaatgtaaaaaatataaacagttACAGTATACAAGGGCCTTtggtgtgtgttcaggtgtactGTTATACTGCTGTATATCACATCATGCAGTATAGTTTTTGATCAGGTATATTTGAATGTGAACCAAGTACACAATTTAGACAATATTTTGGCGGGAAAATAAAGTGAATACTAAATAAAAAAGTGCaacagctttctttctttctttctttttcttttctataaaaaagaaaaatcatactGCTGTGCCGGCTGCCCCCAGGGCCGGTCCAAACCCACCTGACTGTCCCCCATTTCTCAGattatgagaaaaaaattattttattttattcttattattctaaacatgaaaagaaattcaaatcatttttaaatttctcaTCCCCTTTTgaccaggaaaaagaaaaacagctcgTATTTCAAAttaatcttttgtattttataaaatgaaaatcaaataacttgttgtttgtttttcagtactCATTCCTGGAAAGAAACTCGAATGACCCTAAAAAATCCATAGACCCATTTAGTTATGCTAGAGATTTTGATCACATCATCATTCGGCCAACATAAGCAAGATGTCAGTAAAATActcagagaaaaaagaaatttgAACATCTACAATTTTCTTGATAATTTGTCAAACTCTGGTAAGGAAGACCATGTGATATGACTGAAAACTCCATGACAGCTACACTAAATGGACTTGGTTGAAAGATTGgtttactgttgttgtttcaAAGCTCAGGAGTGAACTTGAATCTCCACATTACACTCCCAACCTGTAGAGGGCGACACACTGTACTGCAGCATGTACTACAGAGATACACACAACAGCTTTTATGGTTTAGTCACTTGACAGGCAGCAGTTAAGGTCGGTTAAGGCCACTTTAGACTGTAATTTGAAGCTTTTAAACAGCTGTATTATCATTACACGGAATAAACCTTCAAGTGGAccctctgtgtgtatttaaggTATTGTCATCCATCCGCCAGCAATAACTATTGATATGAGTTTTGTGACGATCAGTTGACACTTCTCCTTTCCCTGACAGCGTACACTAAAGTTTAGTTAGTTCAGTAGATTTTCTgtgtattatattatcattatcgGCTTTTCAAAATGACATGGTTAAATATCCAAACGACATACTACTATTATTGGGAGGAGTTttcaatataaatacaatatgtatataataaactatatgTTCTGATTTTGATCCCCTTCTAGGTGAAATGTAACCAACTCTGACATTTACACATTAAGCAATAAAAGGTCACAGAGACATCAAATATATTTAACCATTTTGTGCAGGCATCTGGCAGATCACTAGATAATCAAATGTGTGTCGGCACCTGTTCATTTTGCCATAAAAttatgaatagatagatagatagatagatagatagatagatagatatggccctAGATGAGTCCATGTTGTTTTCAAAGCTGCCTGTTTTGTAGGGGTGTGACTGGAGTAAAACGTGACGATATTTGTCGTCGAGGTGAATGCTGTATCCAGGtatccaaaaaaaagaagaacggTTTTCTGTCGCTCATTctcacgtcatgtcttcttgttataatgtcactgtgtggatcaaTTCATCTTATTGTTCTAGTTTGTGAACTTTCAGCTATTATTGAGCCGCGAATGGCTGTGCTGCTCAGGTGTTCACATAATTTTGACCATGTAGTATATGTTTCATTATAAAAGTACACACTTCTCCAATGCATGTATAATGAGTCTGactgtattcattcattcaggtgTTGAAATAATGGAGAATGGTGAAGGAGAGACAACAGGTGAATCAAAGCCAAGGCCTCTAACACAGCCGCTGTGCCGGTTCTTCTCTCAAGGGAGACACTGCAATTTTGGCAAGAAATGCAGATTTCTGCACGAAAGAGATGATGCCAAAGTTCATGAGAAGAAAGCAGACAGGACAGCCCGCCAGTCTGACATTGTGCCACACCACTCAGAGGTCCCTGGTAGAGATGTGGGGCACAGGCCTCCACCCAGTAATAACAACTCCAGGGCTGCCCCAGCAGCTGGCCGCCGTCCCTGCCGTTACTTTCTCTCAGGGCACTGCACCATGGAGGACAGATGTCGCTTCTGGCATCCACCACCTTTTCCTCCAGTAGATGACCAGCCTGTTTCTGGAAATCCTGCAAGACCTGTGCAGAGGATGCCAACAGTGCCCCGCCCCGACATCCTCAAGGAGGTCAAGCTGTGCGACCTGACAGAGGATGTCGCCAAGAAGCTACGAGACACAGAGatcaagcagctgaagaagCGTTTTCCCAAAGACCAGCTCATTATTCAAGAACGGAGCGATGGCATGGTTACTTACTACAGGGTGACTGTAGAGGCCTCTGATCCAGACTGGGTAAACATTTTCCTCCTTCAATCTTCTCCCTGCTCTTGATCCCCAAGAGATTAGAGGCAAAATCTGCCCCAATCAACACAGAGGGAAACTGTTGTGATATAATTCAGGAAGAAACACCAAAGGGGAAATTGGGTAAAGCAGTCATTAAACATTGCAATTTTGGCTCATTTGAAAACCAGCGATTTCGAAAGCGAAATATGGCCAGAATCCagaagttttttgttttttttaacttgcttttGGTCTGATAACTTGATGAATTTGttctatattattatatggACATATACTGACTCAGCATTCTAACTTACAGCCTTTTGATCTGAAAGAAATTGACATCATGGTGAGCTTTCCAGACAATTACCCTCAGGAGGTAAGTAAGACTAAAACTTTTATTTACAATGAGTGTTATGTAATATACGTATGTAACTCTAACAGCTCTTTATCATATTGATCATTTTCTGTAGATTTTCACCTTGGACATACCATTAGACCAGAATCTGCCACCAGTGATGTCAAGGTAAAAGCATTTCCAGTTTATTCCTAACATGTAATGTTTTGAATTAATGACAATCATTTCATTCATCATACATTTTGGCTATGTAGACATGTACAGCAAGCATCATGTGAGTGGCTTCAGGCCAAGCATGCAACCAATCAGCTTCTGGGAAAAGTAGAGCTGCTCTTTCGGCCATTTCTTCGATGGCTAGATCGTAGTATGGAGAGACTGTTCACTGAAGGAGCCAGACAGGTGAGAGCGACTGCACCTCACTTTTATCTGCGTTTGTGAACACATCAAATTATAACACTGATTGGAAAATGTTCTCTTGtttcgattttttttttgcagttaaaAAAAGACGTTGATTTAGAAAAAGCTGGATTGCAGTTCATACCCTATCAGGAGCTCCAggcaacagtgtgtgaaagaCCTGATGATGCAGAAGAGGGTGCCAGTGATGAAGgagaagctgaaaacacagaagACGAGAGGAAAgtggagggaggacaggagggtcCAGGTTGTgatgacagacagcagcaggatgatgaggaggagaaagtcAGTCATGCAGTGGAAAACATTAAGATCAGTGATCCCCGCAGAGGCACAGAGGTGAAGCTGCTGGGACTGAGGCTCGGAGAGAACACCGCTACTGTAGTGGCCAGACAGATCACAGTTTGTCTTCAGTGTAATAGGTAAGGAAAGAGTGCAATATATCATTTCTTCACAAATTAGAGTCGTTTATTTAATTTGACTCTGTGATGTATGCGTGCTGTCTGCAGGTGTAAGGTAACTGCAGACCTGACACTGACTGGAAGGACACCATGCACAGCTCAGTGTGAAAAGTGCAGTGCAAACATCAACGCTGCATTCAGGCCCTGCATGCTGCACCATTACAGTGATATTTTGGGATACCTGGACTTGCATAATACAACACCTGCTGACCTTGTGCTTCAAGACTGTGACCTGACTGTGGGATGCCTCAGCTGCTCCCAGGATGGCCCTATCCAGGTGATTAAACATGTCCTTCTTGTCActgcatgtctgtttttttgtgaaattcAGCGACATGACTCAATGAGCTCTTGAAAATAATCTTtgtatgtctttatttttcctcaGAATGTTTCTTATGGGCAAACAAAGGAGTTTAATTGTGAACACTGCCACAGCAAACTCAGCATCCTGGCTGAGAGCACAAGATTCCAGTATATACAGCCACGTGCCAACAAAACAGGTTAGAACTCACCTACAATTGCTTTCCAAGGGATCAGCATAAGCTTAAGATCTTACATAAATGAACTGCCACAGTTGGCTGCCTGGCCATTGTTTCCTCACATTAAAGTTACACAGTGGATGAAAAcctgtaaatatgaatatacatacaaatctttatatatttacatttatttaccaaagcaaatatataaataatttgtgtgtgtgcgtgtgcgtgtgtatgtgtaggttCTAGTGCCTCTGCTGTTGGTTATAAGACTATAAGAGATCCTGCTGTGCAAAAGGGGAAGCCACTGCCAGAAAAAGGAACATGTAAACATTATAAACAGAGCCATCGCTGGTTAAGGTATGATCCTCAATATGCACTGTTATCTCATTTCACATGTCTGATGCATGTTGGAGCTCTGAGAAGTACATGCAGAAGTAAGTGAAAGCTCTGTGCCCACATCCTCAGGTTCCCCTGCTGCGGTCGGGCATACCCCTGTGATGTGTGCCATGACGAGGACCAGGACCACCCCATGGAACTTGCCACAAGGATGATCTGTGGCCACTGTGCCAAAGAGCAGGTGAACAGTCAGACACAAGGCTGATGTTGGACCTTCACTTGGAATGTGGGCATTTCCTGAATTGAATCCCcatactgttttatttttgcagcCGTATAACAATGGGAAGCCTTGCATCTGTTGTGGAAGCATGATGACGAGAGGCACACGCACCAGCCACTGGGAGGGAGGATTGGGATGCAGAAGCAAAGTCAAAATGAACAAGTAAATCTACCTAAAGACATCAGAGTTAACATTTTAGAATTTGACTACTATTATTATAAGTGATGAAAACATAACAGTCAAATATTGAGTTAATTAGAAAAGATTTGTTTCAGTGgtgtctttttcctctctcttcagAAATGATCGACAAAAATATGCCAACACCAACAAGACGATTTCAAGGAAGGCAGCTGGTGACAAGAAGTAGATGGTGGAGAAGAGAATTATTGACAATTattgaattattaattattaatccaCGATTTCaataaaatagtttattttCCCAAATAAATCATGTTATAATGATCATTCAGTGTGAATATGAGAagtgttaatatttaaaaattaaaaaacatttatgtgAATTGAGTTGGATGACTAATTGTAAAACTACATGTgttattacatacagtataataagaTGCAATTAGTAAAGAAGAAATGCATTCAGGTTATTTGGTCAGAACATACTGTATTAAAAGATAAGACTGCACCAAATGAAGGGCAGGAAAATCGATGCAGCCTTAAATCACCCCAGAGTCAAAAATGATATCACAACTTTCAATATCAATGgactaataatacaaaatatagaGTTGTTTCTGTGTGAAAAATGGTGAGGGATACTTTATTGAAAGCAGTGTGATAAATGTCCTTGAGGTATGCTGACATATTTCAGCTGAACAATGTcattaacaataaaatacagGTTTGTGGTTCACTTGGAATATGTTTGGAAATTTCTAGAGCAAAATGACTGTTCCTCAACTTTAAACTTGAGAGATTTCACTTTTAGAATGAAATGCTTGGATCCTCCTCACCTCTATGTACTGAAAATGTTAGACCTTGTACCGTTTGATACACTGAGGCCCTAGGGTTTAGCGATTTGTTGTGTCTAACTCATGTTCTTGAATAGTTAATCTTCTTGTGAAGGTCTGTTTGTTGCCATTGAGCAGCTGGGGGAAAAAAGCCATTGGACTGTTCTGATTAAGAGGAAAGCCCCCTCTGTTGAACTGCACTATATAAAGGAGGGAATCTGTCTATATTCTGAAACTAGAAACAGCTGCATGCAGTGGTACCCCAAGAAGATGATGAACATCAGTGAGCCCCCTTTGCAGCTTCTGCCCTCCAGGGCCTCGGACCGTCTGCTGCAGCCTCTCTGGGATTATGTGCTTTTTCACCACCTGCCTCTCATTTCGTCTCCTTTTTTCCCAGTCATCATTGCTTTTTCCAGCTATGTATTCTTCAGTGCACCTTTTACTGTACTGGATCTCCTGGGAGAAAAGGTGCCTTTCCTCTATCAGTACAAGATCCAACCGGACAGAAAGCCAACAGTTAGAATGATGGCTACCAGTTTCCTGACAGCATTTTATAACCacattttctttgttcttcCAACTGTAATAATAAGCATGTTCATACTGCCTGCACCAATAATACCACAGGATGCTCCTACTCTGTATGAGGTATTCATTGATGGACTGGCTATGCTTCTCCTCTTTGACACTCAGTACTATATTTGGCATTACATTCATCACAAGCATTCTCAGCTTTACCGATGGATCCATGCAATCCACCATGAATATGTGGCACCCTTCTCTTGGTCTACTGAGATGCTCAGCATCCCAGAACTGATGACTGTGGGACTCTGGAGCAACCAGGACCCGATTCTTTTAAAGTGTCACCCACTGACCACATGGTGCGCCACAGTATTCAGCATCTGGATGTCTGTAGAGGACCACATAGGCTATGACCTACCCTGGACCCTCAATCACCTGGTGCCTTTTGGACTGCTGGGTGGTGCACCAGCTCATGACATGCACCACCAGCTGCCGAGCAGCAACTTTGCACCTTTCTTCAGCCACTGGGACAGAATCTTTGGTACTGCTGTCCCTCTGAAGAAAAAAGCTATGAGAAGATATGAAGACAagtgaatgtaatgtaaatacTGCATGTTCAGTGTTACTTCTTTGATGTCAACACATTATTTGCCTTTGTCAAATccatatttttctattttaattgcATTGTCTGTAATTTTATAGTAGTCGTTCTGCCACCTTTCAGCTCCGAGATTGATTTGCAAGCAAATTTTTTACTGGTTAAATCAAATtgcaataaaatatacaaatataactGTTGAAaaatttttcatgtttttttactgATTAAAGCATTATGTTTGTcaacttgtgtttttgtcttgttcTGCAATATGGTATAAACTTTACGTAAATTAACACATTCAATACATCCCTGCATGTCACATTTGCATAATCACACATCATTTAAGTCATTCTAGTGAGGGAAAATTAACAGTCATTACTTACAATTGCAAAGTATAAAATCCTGTGAACTTCCTGCTCTTGCTTTTCTCACAATCCTCTTACATAATATAAAATCCTGAAAAGAGAATTACTCAGCAATATTTTGCTTACAAATTCCACAAAGGAATAAGGAGCTTTTGAACAAGAAAACTAAGAGGTATTAGGGCTAACCAGTGCATGAGCTTTGACTGGTCAAATGTTCAAAACTGACTTGTGGTATATGTCGCAAAAATGACACAGCAAAAAAGGGAAACGATGAGAAAACTTACAGGAAATGCACTTGGAGACCAGGAATAATATTGAGAGCAACACTTGgtaatatctatctatgaaCTATCCATATTTCATCATGGTACTGAATCTTTCTACAATGgccaataacacacacaaaaaggttTAATACATGATTAAATACATTTGTCAAAGAAAGTATAACAGTGCTATTAAAGTTCAGTGaagacttttatttaaatactgcACAAACATGTTGGCAATTTGTCCTGTGTTCTCTGTCGGGTGCATCTTGGTGTAGCTGATAAACTGGCGCCGTAATTTCCGCAGCTCTGCCATGTTGATGTTCCTGGTAAGCTCTATGTTCAACATCAGGTTAAGGACATTAGAATAcaagtctgtgtctgtgtatgtgtgtgtgtgtgtgtgtgtgtgtgtaagctgcTCTCCCATAAAGACAAGATGTATTTTTCCTACACTGATGAAGCTATAACTTACAGTCTTAAAGTATCTAAAGGTCACAGTATCATATCTCAACCTTTGAggacaataaaatgaaacaagtCAAAGTACTGAAGGTTACTgacatcattttaaattcaaactCTGCACCAGTGCAAAACCTTAAGTTAGTTTCTGCCTGGATCGACATGTTCAAAGGAGAAAATCAAAGTGTTTGCTTCTGAGAAAGTCTGACACAGTGCAGCTGCCAATAAAATCCACTAATCTATGTAATTTAGTTTCTCTCCTCCTAACACATCCCACAGAATGTTATTACTGGCGAGACCTTTAAGGTTGATCAGTTGCTGTGCTTCAATTTAGGTTCTTTGATGGACATGCATTCATTCACCTATCCCTTTTAACAAGTCCAGTCATTTAATATACAACAGTTAGCCCCCCCATAGGAGAGGAAATATGACTTTCCTTGGGAGGTAGAAAATGAGTCAGCATCACAGGGAATATAAACTTTAGACAATCATTAACTGTGAAATATCACTGCTACCTGacttatgaggttacaaatatataaacatcTGTTAATGTATaaggttaaaaatgtttttgttttttggagggAGAAAAGGTGGACATGCGTGAAAAAGGATATCTTTTCTGTAGCTCCTGGAACTGAAATGAGATCCCCAGGAACACTTGTCTTCTGTGCGTTAAAAATGgcctgaaaaacacaacaacaaaaaacaccttttttaaaataacatagtGGTGCACTCGATAGCAAATAAAGGG
Coding sequences within it:
- the tspan3a gene encoding tetraspanin-3, encoding MMGQCGITSSKTVLVFLNLIFWAAAGILCYVGAYVFITYDDYDHFFEDMYTLIPAVIIIAVGALLFIIGLIGCCATVRESYCGLTTFVVILLLVFLTEVAVVVLGYIYRAKVEDEVNNSIKKVYDEYNGTNSNAPSRAIDYVQRQLQCCGIHNYSDWKYTHWFEKSKNNSVPTSCCKSTTQSCTGSLTHPEDLYQEGCEALVVKKLKEIMMYVIWTALTFAAIQMLGMLCACVVLCRRSRDPAYELLITGGTYA
- the ch25hl1.2 gene encoding cholesterol 25-hydroxylase-like protein 1, member 2 encodes the protein MDIADSSVELWIRYLGNESLLQPLWDSLRFNYKDYLRSPLFPIVLTVSSYFVLCLPFLVCDIIGDRWAWVQQFKIQPSRRPTASTLLHCAGVTLYNHVFLVLPASVAQWLWRPPVDLPDQAPSLLELIAGVIGNLLLFDFQYFIWHLLHHRILWLYVTFHAIHHKYSSPFALATQCLGGWELVTVGFWTTLNPVILRCHLLTTWTFMILHVYVSIEDHCGYNFPWSTSRLIPFGIYGGPSKHDVHHQKPNTNFAPHFSHWDKIFGTHADFSFISVVK
- the si:dkey-24l11.2 gene encoding uncharacterized protein si:dkey-24l11.2 gives rise to the protein MENGEGETTGESKPRPLTQPLCRFFSQGRHCNFGKKCRFLHERDDAKVHEKKADRTARQSDIVPHHSEVPGRDVGHRPPPSNNNSRAAPAAGRRPCRYFLSGHCTMEDRCRFWHPPPFPPVDDQPVSGNPARPVQRMPTVPRPDILKEVKLCDLTEDVAKKLRDTEIKQLKKRFPKDQLIIQERSDGMVTYYRVTVEASDPDWPFDLKEIDIMVSFPDNYPQEIFTLDIPLDQNLPPVMSRHVQQASCEWLQAKHATNQLLGKVELLFRPFLRWLDRSMERLFTEGARQLKKDVDLEKAGLQFIPYQELQATVCERPDDAEEGASDEGEAENTEDERKVEGGQEGPGCDDRQQQDDEEEKVSHAVENIKISDPRRGTEVKLLGLRLGENTATVVARQITVCLQCNRCKVTADLTLTGRTPCTAQCEKCSANINAAFRPCMLHHYSDILGYLDLHNTTPADLVLQDCDLTVGCLSCSQDGPIQNVSYGQTKEFNCEHCHSKLSILAESTRFQYIQPRANKTGSSASAVGYKTIRDPAVQKGKPLPEKGTCKHYKQSHRWLRFPCCGRAYPCDVCHDEDQDHPMELATRMICGHCAKEQPYNNGKPCICCGSMMTRGTRTSHWEGGLGCRSKVKMNKNDRQKYANTNKTISRKAAGDKK
- the ch25hl1.1 gene encoding cholesterol 25-hydroxylase-like protein 1, member 1, which translates into the protein MMNISEPPLQLLPSRASDRLLQPLWDYVLFHHLPLISSPFFPVIIAFSSYVFFSAPFTVLDLLGEKVPFLYQYKIQPDRKPTVRMMATSFLTAFYNHIFFVLPTVIISMFILPAPIIPQDAPTLYEVFIDGLAMLLLFDTQYYIWHYIHHKHSQLYRWIHAIHHEYVAPFSWSTEMLSIPELMTVGLWSNQDPILLKCHPLTTWCATVFSIWMSVEDHIGYDLPWTLNHLVPFGLLGGAPAHDMHHQLPSSNFAPFFSHWDRIFGTAVPLKKKAMRRYEDK